Proteins encoded by one window of Blautia faecicola:
- a CDS encoding polysaccharide deacetylase family protein → MWNGKKKAVTFSYDDGVTQDRRLVEMMNTYGVKGTFNLNSGTQSYANVWEHPKGLLIHRMNTEGLKELYQGHEIAAHCLTHADLPKYDEETIRNEILEDKKNLEERFGQPVVGMAYPFGTYNDTVVDIARACGIRYSRTVERTGNFGIPEEPLTLNPTCHHNDADVMDLIDRFLASDSEEPQLFYLWGHSYEFDVDQNWDRMEEILKKLSGHDEIFYGTNREVLFGE, encoded by the coding sequence ATGTGGAATGGAAAGAAAAAAGCAGTAACATTCAGTTACGATGATGGTGTGACACAGGATCGCCGTCTGGTGGAAATGATGAATACTTATGGTGTAAAAGGCACCTTTAACTTAAACAGCGGTACGCAGTCTTATGCAAATGTATGGGAACATCCCAAGGGGCTTCTGATTCATCGAATGAACACTGAAGGTTTAAAAGAACTGTATCAGGGACATGAGATTGCAGCACATTGTCTGACGCATGCAGATCTTCCCAAATATGATGAAGAGACGATCCGCAATGAGATTCTGGAAGACAAGAAAAATCTGGAAGAACGGTTTGGGCAGCCTGTTGTGGGAATGGCGTATCCGTTTGGTACTTATAACGATACAGTAGTGGATATTGCGCGTGCCTGTGGTATCCGTTATTCCCGTACGGTAGAGCGGACCGGAAATTTTGGAATTCCGGAAGAGCCGCTGACACTGAATCCAACCTGCCATCATAATGATGCGGATGTGATGGATCTGATTGACCGTTTTCTGGCATCTGACAGTGAGGAACCACAGCTTTTCTATCTGTGGGGACACAGTTATGAGTTTGACGTGGATCAGAACTGGGATCGGATGGAAGAGATCCTGAAAAAATTGTCCGGTCATGATGAAATCTTTTACGGAACAAACAGAGAAGTGTTATTTGGTGAATAA
- a CDS encoding AAA family ATPase has product MPVFDFNNTPDKDKPLTCTYTTFRSDESTATPERPMLVLDNKKRQWKHHSSGFFSNPAKQTTFEFEEEDGIVSADILQIDARFVSLLKWLGGNHIHIRLSGENRENGYAVYKIREIAFGGGTKLSAEDGFLQFMIERLLASNAPEEIEEDEDAEEIGDDMKLTSIQSITDFMTCAGKTLPDNIRLWARRNLAVAKSHEVSPEERRHAQRALSIMMNVQWKSNYFESIDPQEARRILDEELYGMEKVKQRIIETIIQINRTHTLPAYGLLLVGPAGTGKSQIAYAVARILKLPWTTLDMSSINDPEQLTGSSRVYANAKPGIIMDAFSMAGESNLVFIINELDKAASGKGNGNPADVLLTLLDNLGFTDNYMECMIPTVGVYPIATANDKSQISAPLMSRFAVIDIPDYTDEEKKIIFSKYALPKVLKRMSLKENEIILTAEGLDRIIQKHANTSGIRDLEQAAEHIAANALYQIEVNHMQSITIDAQMVEKVLE; this is encoded by the coding sequence ATGCCAGTATTTGATTTTAATAATACCCCGGATAAAGACAAACCGTTGACCTGTACTTATACAACCTTCCGCTCCGACGAATCCACCGCTACACCGGAACGCCCGATGCTGGTGCTGGATAATAAAAAACGGCAGTGGAAACATCATTCCAGCGGATTCTTTTCCAATCCGGCGAAACAGACAACTTTTGAATTTGAGGAGGAAGACGGTATCGTATCCGCGGACATCCTGCAGATCGATGCCCGTTTTGTCAGTCTGTTAAAATGGCTCGGCGGCAATCATATTCATATCCGGCTGTCCGGTGAGAACCGAGAAAATGGGTATGCCGTTTATAAGATCCGTGAGATCGCTTTCGGCGGCGGCACCAAACTTTCGGCGGAGGATGGTTTTTTACAGTTTATGATCGAACGTCTTCTGGCAAGCAATGCACCGGAAGAAATCGAGGAAGATGAGGATGCAGAAGAAATCGGCGATGATATGAAACTGACCAGTATACAGAGCATCACCGACTTTATGACCTGCGCCGGAAAAACACTGCCGGATAATATTCGTCTCTGGGCGAGAAGAAACCTGGCGGTTGCAAAATCCCATGAGGTATCTCCGGAAGAGAGACGGCATGCACAGAGAGCACTGTCGATTATGATGAATGTACAGTGGAAGAGTAATTACTTTGAGTCTATCGACCCGCAGGAAGCAAGAAGAATCCTCGATGAAGAACTGTACGGCATGGAGAAGGTAAAACAGAGAATTATCGAGACGATCATCCAGATCAACCGTACGCATACGTTACCGGCATACGGTCTGCTTCTGGTAGGACCTGCCGGAACAGGAAAATCACAGATTGCCTATGCGGTTGCAAGAATCCTGAAACTGCCGTGGACAACCCTGGATATGAGTTCCATCAATGATCCGGAACAGCTGACCGGAAGCTCCCGTGTCTATGCCAATGCAAAACCCGGTATCATCATGGATGCATTTTCGATGGCAGGAGAGTCCAATCTGGTATTTATCATCAACGAGCTGGACAAAGCAGCCTCCGGAAAAGGAAACGGAAACCCGGCGGATGTTCTGCTGACCCTGCTTGATAACCTGGGATTCACCGATAACTATATGGAATGTATGATCCCTACGGTAGGTGTCTATCCGATCGCCACCGCCAACGACAAATCCCAGATCAGTGCACCGCTGATGTCCCGTTTTGCGGTGATCGACATTCCGGATTATACAGATGAAGAGAAGAAAATTATTTTCTCAAAATATGCACTGCCGAAAGTACTGAAGCGAATGAGTCTGAAAGAAAATGAAATTATTCTGACAGCTGAGGGGCTGGACAGAATCATTCAGAAACATGCGAATACCAGCGGTATCCGTGATCTGGAACAGGCCGCAGAGCATATCGCAGCCAATGCTCTGTATCAGATTGAAGTCAATCATATGCAATCTATAACGATCGATGCACAGATGGTAGAGAAAGTGCTTGAGTAA
- a CDS encoding ABC transporter ATP-binding protein: MKHKGNVRNILITTVKRQKWLSIGILIAVLGAIGASLIPPLLLGKIVDSITEGDAVAFSFFVLYFVVLALTGFMDTARESLLTVFGQKITHALRSRLMEKFLGLSADTINQQEPGTMVSRFVGDVDTVENLFTSGIISMFADTCKILSILAVIWFRNKGLTLVLLFLLPFLFWFTRHVQKNMLTAQIENRRAVGRASGHVPETIHNIRTIHCFGKEKYMEERYDKYISDSYRAMERTNFYDAIYSPVILILNAVVVAVVMLLSASGDQQILTFFGMSAGTAVAVINYISQIFTPVESLGMEIQTIQSAMAGIHRINEFFNLEADEADRASGKRQGVRKTAKDISEQKKQVTIDKIHTADAGDQTAVSFENVVFGYDEHLVLEGVSFEVKKGEQVTLSGRTGAGKSTILKLLLGLYEPQSGSIRIGNVSATEVPEEERRSLFGYVEQSFHMVPGTVREQITLYDRSITEKQVQAAARLTGLEDSIASLENGYDTVCTPEIFSQGQWQLLSIARAAVAEPSILLLDEITANLDVETEKEVLQALRRVSENRTVISISHRTSAEMGRIIMV, translated from the coding sequence ATGAAGCATAAAGGAAATGTACGAAATATTCTGATTACTACAGTAAAAAGACAAAAATGGCTGTCGATCGGGATCCTGATCGCGGTACTTGGAGCCATCGGAGCCTCTCTGATCCCGCCGCTTCTTCTTGGAAAAATCGTGGACAGTATTACGGAAGGAGATGCGGTAGCGTTTTCGTTCTTTGTCCTCTATTTTGTTGTGCTTGCCCTGACCGGTTTTATGGATACGGCGCGCGAGAGTCTTCTGACTGTTTTCGGACAGAAGATCACGCATGCACTTCGAAGCCGCCTGATGGAAAAGTTTCTCGGCCTCAGTGCAGATACGATCAATCAGCAGGAGCCGGGAACGATGGTATCTAGGTTTGTGGGAGATGTGGATACGGTAGAGAACCTGTTTACTTCCGGAATCATCAGTATGTTTGCGGATACGTGTAAGATCTTGAGTATCCTGGCTGTGATCTGGTTTCGGAATAAGGGATTGACGTTGGTTTTACTGTTTTTATTGCCATTTTTGTTCTGGTTTACCAGACATGTACAGAAAAATATGTTAACCGCGCAGATCGAGAATCGAAGAGCAGTAGGCCGTGCCTCAGGTCATGTGCCGGAGACGATTCACAATATTCGGACGATCCATTGCTTTGGAAAAGAAAAATATATGGAAGAGCGGTATGACAAATATATCAGCGACAGCTATCGGGCGATGGAACGAACGAACTTCTATGATGCGATCTATTCACCGGTGATTCTGATCCTGAACGCGGTTGTGGTTGCTGTTGTGATGCTGTTATCTGCATCTGGCGATCAGCAGATTCTGACATTCTTTGGAATGTCTGCCGGAACAGCAGTAGCCGTGATCAATTATATTTCCCAGATTTTCACACCGGTAGAAAGCCTTGGTATGGAGATTCAGACGATCCAGTCAGCGATGGCAGGTATTCACAGAATCAATGAGTTTTTCAATCTGGAGGCGGATGAAGCAGACAGAGCGAGCGGAAAACGACAGGGTGTCCGGAAAACAGCAAAAGATATCAGTGAACAGAAAAAACAGGTTACAATAGATAAGATACATACGGCAGATGCCGGAGATCAGACCGCGGTATCCTTTGAAAATGTAGTCTTTGGCTATGACGAACATCTGGTTCTGGAAGGTGTGAGTTTTGAGGTGAAAAAAGGCGAACAGGTCACATTGTCCGGGCGTACCGGTGCCGGAAAGAGTACGATCCTGAAGCTGCTGCTTGGTCTGTATGAGCCGCAGAGTGGAAGCATACGGATCGGTAATGTTTCTGCTACAGAAGTTCCGGAAGAGGAAAGGAGATCGCTGTTTGGCTATGTGGAGCAGTCTTTCCATATGGTGCCGGGTACGGTGCGTGAGCAGATCACACTGTATGATCGGAGCATCACGGAAAAACAGGTGCAGGCGGCAGCAAGACTGACTGGTCTTGAAGATTCGATCGCCAGTCTGGAAAATGGCTACGATACCGTGTGTACCCCGGAGATCTTTTCGCAGGGGCAATGGCAATTGTTATCCATCGCCAGGGCAGCAGTTGCAGAACCATCGATTCTGTTGCTGGATGAGATCACGGCAAATTTGGATGTGGAGACGGAAAAGGAAGTCTTACAGGCACTGCGGCGCGTATCGGAAAACCGAACGGTAATCTCGATTTCCCACAGAACTTCAGCGGAAATGGGACGGATCATAATGGTTTAG
- a CDS encoding ABC transporter ATP-binding protein: MKNKELQKKREDEKFCPEKIGSYFRVEWKVLLTITISGLIYNLGLLAEPWFEGRMTGMLVDILRGSGTFANMLFLVIGYVAAIGIVQVSRYVKRFYVRRFANNVNRRMKEILYHSLVTRGRASLREEGEGTIMTKAILDVDDCVEGMRKFTTEIFDTGVALTAYAGMLLWYDWRLALLCMIFPPISYITAEKMKRMIQRTGAAYKKQCGVLSAVTLDRAQNAVTYRVFGCERDRQMAYEKNLTDYETSAVKANIWNSAMPPIYKVISMTSVLFILYFGQKNILGSGWSSWSIATFTTFLACFVKLSTKSSSAAKLFNAVHKAQVSWNRIRPLLDSVNEEEDGKEWRPGYLEVKDVSFAYPDGKRVLEHVTFSAKPGQIIGVTGPVACGKSTLGKLFLCECPYEGTIRFAGKDLLQMEEAERKGIVAYLGHDPELFHDSVRDNVLLGDEKDLKTYLKAVCIDREVSDMEEGEDTLIGNGGVRLSGGQAQRVALARTLCHKKPLLVLDDPFSALDKSTEKEVFANVRAMTRDSIVLLLSHRLYLFPQMDQIIWMDEGKTVVGTHEELLQKVPAYTALFTTQEGEDSHEA; this comes from the coding sequence ATGAAAAACAAGGAACTGCAAAAGAAGAGAGAGGATGAGAAGTTTTGTCCGGAAAAAATCGGTTCGTATTTTCGGGTAGAATGGAAAGTTCTTCTTACAATTACAATCTCCGGCCTGATCTATAACCTGGGACTTCTGGCGGAACCGTGGTTTGAGGGACGGATGACGGGAATGTTGGTGGATATTCTGAGAGGCAGCGGAACTTTTGCCAATATGCTGTTTCTTGTAATCGGTTATGTGGCAGCAATCGGGATCGTACAGGTATCCAGATATGTCAAACGTTTTTATGTACGCAGGTTTGCAAATAATGTAAACCGGAGAATGAAAGAGATCCTGTATCACAGTCTTGTGACCAGGGGGAGGGCGAGTCTTCGGGAAGAAGGGGAAGGAACCATCATGACAAAAGCCATCCTGGATGTAGATGATTGTGTGGAGGGAATGCGTAAATTCACGACGGAGATTTTTGATACCGGTGTGGCTCTGACTGCCTATGCAGGCATGCTTTTGTGGTATGACTGGCGGCTTGCTCTGCTGTGTATGATCTTTCCGCCGATTTCATATATTACAGCGGAGAAGATGAAACGGATGATCCAGAGAACCGGAGCAGCATATAAAAAGCAGTGCGGAGTATTGAGCGCAGTGACTCTTGATCGTGCACAGAACGCTGTCACCTACCGGGTGTTTGGCTGTGAGAGAGACCGGCAGATGGCTTATGAGAAGAATCTTACCGATTATGAAACATCCGCGGTAAAGGCAAATATCTGGAACAGTGCCATGCCTCCGATTTATAAAGTGATTTCTATGACCAGTGTATTGTTTATTCTGTATTTTGGTCAGAAAAACATACTGGGAAGCGGATGGAGCAGCTGGTCAATCGCAACATTTACCACGTTTCTGGCATGCTTTGTGAAGCTTTCTACAAAATCATCCAGTGCGGCAAAACTCTTCAATGCCGTACATAAAGCGCAGGTTTCCTGGAATCGTATCCGTCCGCTGCTTGACTCGGTAAACGAGGAAGAAGACGGAAAAGAATGGAGACCTGGATATCTGGAAGTAAAAGATGTCTCATTTGCTTATCCGGATGGAAAGCGCGTGCTGGAACATGTGACTTTTTCAGCAAAACCGGGACAGATCATCGGCGTGACCGGTCCGGTAGCCTGTGGAAAATCAACTCTTGGGAAGTTATTTTTATGTGAATGTCCATATGAGGGAACGATACGATTTGCAGGAAAAGATTTGCTGCAGATGGAAGAGGCAGAACGTAAGGGTATCGTAGCCTACCTGGGGCATGATCCGGAGCTGTTTCATGACAGCGTCAGAGATAATGTGTTGTTGGGAGACGAAAAAGATTTGAAAACCTATCTGAAAGCAGTGTGTATTGACCGGGAAGTTTCTGATATGGAAGAGGGAGAGGATACCTTGATTGGAAATGGTGGGGTTCGCCTTTCCGGAGGTCAGGCACAGCGTGTGGCACTGGCAAGAACACTGTGCCATAAAAAGCCGTTACTGGTACTTGATGATCCGTTTTCTGCACTGGATAAATCGACGGAGAAAGAAGTGTTTGCCAATGTACGGGCGATGACCCGTGATTCAATCGTGTTGCTTTTGTCACATCGACTGTATCTGTTTCCACAGATGGATCAGATCATCTGGATGGACGAGGGAAAAACAGTCGTAGGAACACATGAGGAACTGTTGCAGAAAGTACCGGCGTATACAGCATTATTTACCACACAGGAAGGAGAGGACAGTCATGAAGCATAA
- a CDS encoding potassium channel family protein, translating into MDKQYAVIGLGKFGYAVAQTLSQAGKQVLAVDKDQELVQEIADYVTYAARADVTDSRVFESLGISNMDVVIVGISEDMESSILATLQAKEAGVPLVIAKGMNQMHAKILKKIGADRVVMAEIETGIRLGKNLISGGFQDFFMLSDSFSMVELAVPDSWIDHNLEELNLRKKYEINVIAIKRGETICVSINPEENLCRGEILILAGENKALAKLMKKYKEGDI; encoded by the coding sequence ATGGATAAACAATATGCAGTAATCGGACTTGGAAAATTCGGTTATGCTGTGGCACAGACACTGTCACAGGCAGGAAAACAGGTTCTGGCAGTGGATAAAGACCAGGAACTGGTGCAGGAGATAGCAGATTATGTGACTTATGCTGCAAGGGCAGATGTGACGGACAGCCGTGTATTTGAATCGCTGGGAATCAGTAACATGGATGTGGTGATCGTAGGGATCTCAGAAGATATGGAGTCAAGCATTCTGGCGACATTGCAGGCAAAAGAGGCAGGTGTGCCACTGGTAATCGCCAAGGGGATGAATCAGATGCATGCCAAGATTCTGAAAAAGATCGGTGCAGACCGTGTAGTGATGGCCGAAATCGAAACGGGTATCCGTCTTGGTAAAAACCTGATTTCAGGAGGATTTCAGGATTTCTTTATGCTGTCAGATTCCTTTTCGATGGTAGAACTTGCGGTTCCGGATAGTTGGATCGATCATAATCTGGAAGAACTGAATCTTCGAAAAAAATATGAAATTAATGTTATTGCAATCAAGAGGGGGGAAACGATTTGCGTCAGCATCAATCCGGAAGAAAACCTGTGCAGAGGAGAGATTTTGATTCTTGCAGGAGAAAATAAAGCACTGGCTAAATTAATGAAAAAATATAAAGAGGGAGATATTTGA
- a CDS encoding TrkH family potassium uptake protein yields the protein MSEKQKKRQWHTPAERIMMTGFGVVIILGTLLLCLPVSSASGKGVYWLDALFTATTSVCVTGLVTVPTATTWSVFGKIVILGLIQFGGLGIMACLIMIFLVLRRKISLQSRKLIQDTYNLPVLKGSVGIVRRLLIGTAVVEIAGAICYSFWFVPHYGLWRGIGYSIFHSISAFCNAGIDLVGESSFAPFVTNPLMNVTTMGLIILSGLGFPVWWEVIEHVQDLLRGKRTRKNFIRGFTLHTKLVLTTTVILITGGALLILLLDWNHTGSLGDLKPGEKVMAAFFQSITTRTAGFETIPQKNFTDGSAMVSMILMFIGGSPMGTAGGVKTITVALLIVLVTSYISGNHDTVVWGRKVVEENIRSAVVIFFFALATALTATILLVAVSGYPLLDCAYEVVSAVATVGLTRSLTSQLPTAGKIIVILVMYMGRIGPITLAVALGRRTRHVDADIQRPEQRILIG from the coding sequence ATGTCTGAAAAACAGAAAAAAAGGCAGTGGCATACGCCGGCAGAAAGAATTATGATGACCGGATTTGGTGTAGTGATCATACTGGGAACGCTTCTTTTGTGTCTGCCGGTTTCATCGGCCAGTGGAAAGGGCGTATATTGGCTTGATGCGTTATTTACGGCGACTACATCTGTGTGTGTAACCGGCCTTGTGACCGTGCCCACTGCAACCACCTGGAGCGTGTTTGGAAAAATTGTGATTCTGGGGCTGATTCAGTTTGGCGGGCTTGGAATCATGGCATGTCTGATCATGATATTTCTGGTTTTGCGAAGAAAAATCAGCCTGCAGAGTCGCAAACTGATTCAGGATACCTATAATCTGCCGGTGCTGAAAGGAAGCGTGGGAATTGTCAGAAGACTCCTGATCGGAACAGCGGTGGTTGAGATTGCAGGAGCGATATGTTATAGCTTTTGGTTTGTTCCTCATTATGGATTGTGGAGAGGAATCGGGTACAGTATTTTCCATTCGATATCCGCGTTTTGCAATGCAGGAATCGATCTGGTAGGTGAATCTTCTTTTGCGCCTTTTGTAACCAATCCTCTGATGAATGTTACAACCATGGGACTAATTATCTTGAGCGGACTTGGCTTCCCCGTCTGGTGGGAAGTGATCGAGCATGTGCAGGATCTGCTGAGAGGAAAACGAACCAGAAAAAATTTTATCCGCGGATTTACCCTTCATACAAAACTGGTATTGACGACGACAGTAATCCTGATCACAGGCGGGGCACTTCTGATCCTCCTGTTGGACTGGAATCATACAGGGTCTCTCGGAGATCTGAAACCGGGAGAGAAAGTGATGGCTGCTTTTTTTCAGTCCATAACAACAAGAACAGCCGGATTTGAGACGATTCCACAGAAAAATTTTACGGATGGGTCTGCGATGGTGAGCATGATTCTGATGTTTATCGGCGGTTCACCGATGGGAACAGCCGGTGGTGTGAAGACAATTACGGTTGCTCTTCTTATCGTGCTGGTTACTTCTTATATCAGTGGAAATCATGATACGGTAGTATGGGGAAGAAAAGTTGTGGAAGAAAATATCCGCTCTGCGGTGGTGATTTTCTTTTTTGCACTGGCTACTGCTCTTACGGCCACAATCCTTCTGGTTGCCGTCAGTGGTTATCCGCTTCTGGACTGTGCCTATGAGGTTGTTTCGGCGGTGGCGACGGTGGGACTGACCCGTTCTCTGACTTCACAGCTTCCGACAGCAGGGAAAATCATTGTTATACTTGTTATGTATATGGGACGAATCGGGCCGATTACACTTGCGGTAGCCCTTGGGCGCAGAACAAGACATGTGGATGCGGATATTCAGAGACCGGAACAGAGGATTCTGATTGGATAA
- a CDS encoding DUF3877 family protein, with amino-acid sequence MYENGYKKLQDSLIDVIAEEQAKLGYMKEPIRLYYPLSSLHHFFESEGDAEAMQESLEGFPRATKEIFGEVQVSHKGDRFCFFLSEHATEYVHEHRDENAFIFALVQLLTKHGTTLDEVKELFRSQTSECAMEPMDNGEFDLMIRFVDSEDPYYYCFKDEGCHIIYHRFLPEDYADFGF; translated from the coding sequence ATGTACGAAAATGGATATAAAAAACTGCAGGACAGTCTGATCGATGTGATTGCAGAGGAACAGGCAAAGCTTGGATATATGAAAGAACCGATCCGGCTGTATTATCCTTTGAGTTCTCTGCATCATTTTTTTGAAAGCGAAGGTGATGCGGAGGCGATGCAGGAGTCACTGGAAGGATTTCCGAGGGCAACAAAAGAAATATTCGGGGAAGTACAGGTATCGCACAAAGGAGATCGTTTCTGCTTCTTTCTGTCGGAACATGCGACAGAATATGTGCACGAACACCGGGACGAGAATGCATTTATCTTTGCACTGGTACAGTTGCTTACAAAACACGGAACGACGTTGGATGAGGTAAAAGAATTATTCCGCAGTCAGACATCTGAGTGCGCGATGGAACCGATGGACAACGGAGAATTTGACCTGATGATCCGCTTTGTGGACTCGGAAGATCCATATTACTACTGTTTTAAAGATGAGGGCTGCCATATCATTTACCACAGATTTCTTCCGGAGGATTATGCAGATTTCGGATTCTAA
- a CDS encoding elongation factor G codes for MDVFRTDRIRNVVLLGHGGAGKTTLTEAMAYLSGITNRLGKVTDGNTISDYDKEEIKRKFSISTSTVPVVWDKVKVNILDTPGFFDFVGEAEEAVAAADAAVIVISGKSGVQVGTQKAWELCEKYRLPRMFFVTEMDMDDVSYRQVVEDLTELYGKRIAPLHMPLREDGKFVGYINIVKNKGRRYIEKDKKEECEVPEYSKEYLEKYREILLEAVAETSEEFMDRYFAGEEFSVTEISAALSMCVGDGSLVPVCMGSPVNLQGVKILLDDICGYFPSPNLRERAGIVKSTSEIFEADYDFTMPKSAQVFKTIVDPFIGKYSLLKVCSGVIKSGDTLYNVEREEELKIGKLYVMEGSKPIEVPELHAGDIGAVAKINELRTGDTLATKAVPVFYGKPEISIPYTCKRYKAVNKADMDKISQALSKMCQEDLTMKVVNDSANRQTLLYGMGDQHIDVIVSKLQEQYKVNVELSKPKVAFRETIRKKSDIDKKYKKQSGGHGQYGHVKMTFEPSGDLDTPYVFEQIVVGGAVPKNYFPAVEKGLQESVVSGPLAAYPVVGVKAVLYDGSYHPVDSSEMAFKTATKMAFKDGFLAASPVLLEPIVNMQIRVPDKFTGDVMGDLNKRRGRVLGMNPDKQGYTIVEADVPELEIYGYATVLRSMTGGAGDFSYTFARYEQAPGDVQEREIEARASKVDKGEE; via the coding sequence ATGGACGTTTTTAGAACTGACCGAATAAGGAATGTAGTGCTGCTTGGTCATGGCGGAGCAGGTAAGACTACACTGACAGAAGCTATGGCTTATCTTTCAGGTATTACAAATCGTTTAGGCAAGGTGACAGATGGCAATACCATCAGTGATTACGACAAAGAAGAGATCAAGAGAAAATTCTCGATCAGTACTTCCACCGTGCCGGTTGTATGGGATAAGGTAAAAGTAAATATTTTAGATACACCTGGATTCTTTGATTTCGTAGGAGAAGCTGAAGAGGCAGTTGCAGCCGCCGACGCAGCAGTGATCGTGATCTCCGGTAAATCAGGCGTACAGGTAGGAACCCAGAAAGCATGGGAACTGTGTGAAAAATACAGACTGCCGCGTATGTTCTTCGTAACAGAGATGGATATGGATGATGTCAGCTACCGTCAGGTAGTAGAAGATCTGACCGAGCTGTATGGCAAGCGGATCGCTCCGCTGCACATGCCGCTTCGTGAAGACGGAAAATTTGTCGGATATATCAACATCGTAAAGAACAAAGGTCGTCGTTACATCGAAAAAGACAAAAAAGAAGAATGTGAGGTCCCGGAATATTCCAAAGAATATCTGGAAAAATACAGAGAGATCTTACTCGAAGCCGTAGCAGAGACCAGTGAAGAATTCATGGATCGCTATTTTGCGGGCGAAGAATTCTCCGTAACCGAGATTTCCGCAGCATTATCCATGTGCGTAGGTGATGGAAGTCTGGTTCCTGTATGCATGGGATCTCCGGTCAATCTGCAGGGTGTTAAGATCCTGTTAGACGATATCTGTGGATACTTCCCGAGCCCGAATCTGAGAGAACGCGCCGGTATCGTAAAATCAACCAGTGAAATTTTCGAAGCTGACTATGATTTCACCATGCCAAAATCCGCACAGGTCTTCAAGACGATCGTAGATCCGTTTATCGGAAAATACTCACTGTTGAAAGTTTGTTCCGGTGTTATCAAGTCCGGAGATACCTTATATAATGTAGAAAGAGAAGAAGAACTGAAGATCGGCAAGCTGTATGTTATGGAAGGATCAAAACCGATTGAGGTTCCGGAACTTCATGCAGGTGATATCGGAGCCGTAGCCAAAATTAACGAACTGCGTACTGGCGATACTCTGGCAACAAAAGCTGTCCCGGTATTCTACGGCAAACCGGAGATTTCCATTCCATATACCTGCAAACGCTACAAAGCAGTGAACAAAGCAGATATGGATAAGATTTCCCAGGCACTCTCCAAGATGTGTCAGGAAGATCTGACAATGAAAGTAGTCAATGATTCTGCAAACCGTCAGACTCTTCTTTATGGCATGGGTGACCAGCATATAGACGTGATCGTCAGCAAACTGCAGGAACAGTATAAAGTGAATGTGGAACTTTCCAAACCGAAAGTAGCTTTCCGTGAGACCATTCGTAAAAAATCAGATATTGATAAAAAATATAAAAAACAGTCCGGTGGACATGGCCAGTATGGTCATGTAAAGATGACCTTTGAACCATCCGGTGATCTGGATACACCATATGTATTTGAGCAGATCGTTGTCGGCGGAGCCGTTCCGAAGAACTACTTCCCGGCAGTAGAAAAAGGTCTGCAGGAATCTGTAGTATCCGGTCCTCTGGCGGCATACCCGGTAGTCGGTGTGAAAGCGGTTCTGTATGATGGATCTTATCATCCGGTAGATTCTTCTGAGATGGCATTCAAGACAGCAACAAAGATGGCATTCAAAGACGGTTTCCTGGCAGCTTCGCCGGTTCTGTTAGAGCCTATCGTAAATATGCAGATCCGTGTACCGGATAAATTTACCGGTGATGTTATGGGTGATCTGAACAAACGGCGTGGTCGTGTGCTTGGTATGAACCCGGATAAACAGGGATATACCATCGTAGAAGCAGATGTTCCGGAACTGGAGATCTACGGATATGCAACGGTACTTCGTTCCATGACAGGTGGAGCCGGTGATTTCTCTTATACATTTGCCCGTTACGAGCAGGCACCTGGCGATGTACAGGAAAGAGAAATTGAAGCAAGAGCCAGCAAGGTAGACAAAGGGGAAGAATAA